Part of the Cohnella candidum genome, TCCGTCGATGCCGTCCATGACGGCCATTCGGGGCTGGATAACGCCTTGAGCGGGATTTACGACCTGCTGCTGCTCGACATCAACCTGCCCGGCATGGACGGCATTAAGATATTGAAAACGGTCCGCGACGAAGGCATCGCCACGCCCGTCATCCTGCTCACCGCCAAAGGCGAGGTGGAAGATAAAATTTCCGGCCTCGATTACGGCGCCGACGACTACGTGGCCAAACCGTTCGTCACCGGGGAGCTGCTGGCCAGAATCCGGGCGGCGCTCCGGCGCAGGGGCGAAGTCGTGCCGGAAGATACGCTCAAATTCGGCGATATCGAGCTGAATACATCGAACCTGAAGCTGACGTGCGGAGGGAAAGAACTCAAGCTGATCCTCAAGGAAAGCGAGCTTCTGGAGCTGATGATGACGAGGAAAAGCGCGGTCACTTCCAAAGAGCAGATCATCGAGAAGCTGTGGGGCTTCGATTCGGAGGTCGAGCACAACAACGTGGAAGTGTACATTTCGTTCTTGCGCAAAAAGCTCACCTTCCTGAGCTCGTCCGTCCGTATCAACACGATACGCGGCGTCGGCTACGTATTGGAGGCGACCCCCTGATGTTCAACAAGCTTCGGAACCGGTTCCTGATCCTGAACCTGGTCATTATCTCCTTCATGATGCTGCTGGCCTTCTCTGCCATTTACACGATTACGTACCAGAACGTGAGCAACGACATCAGCATGGAGCTGCACCGCGTATCGGACTTCAACCGGAAAAACGACAATAAATTCGGGCAGCCGAAACGAGATGGGAATCCCCCTTTGCAGCAGAACGGCGACCCCTCCGCGAATCCGATGCAGGAGCGTTCGATTTCCTTCACGCTCCAGACGGACAGGCAGTGGAACATCACGCAGACGGATTCCAGGTTCGAAGGGGGGGACGATTTCTACAAGCAGGCTATCGCCAAAGTGAAAAGCCGGTCGGCAGCCGAGGGGCGGTTCACCCTGGCCGGGGATCATTGGGCATACCTCGTGCAGATTAACGCTAACGGATATTCCGTCGTAATCCTCGACGTGACGGCCCGGCAGAACATCCTCAAGAACCTCGTGTATACGTTCCTCGCCGTCGGTTTCGCTATGCTGATCATCATCTATTTTACGAGCCGGTTTTTCGCCAACCGATCCATCCAGCCGGTTCGGGAGGCGTTCAATAAGCAAAAGCAGTTCATCGCCGACGCCTCGCATGAATTGAAAACGCCGCTGGCCGTCATCAACACGAACGCGGACGTGCTGCTCGCCAATGATGACGATACGATCCGCAACCAGTCCAAATGGCTGCACCATATCAAGTCGGAAACGGAACGCATGAAGACGCTGACCAACGATTTGCTGTACCTCACCGAAATGGACGACGCCAAAACCGGGATGATTCACGCGAACTTCAACCTCAGCGAAGCGGTGGAAGGCGTCCTGCTCACGATGGAAGCCGTCGTGTTCGAGAAGGAGCTTTCGCTCGACTATGAGATCGAGCCGAACCTGACGGTGCGAGGCAACATGGAACAGATCAAGCAGGTGGCCATGATTCTCTTGGATAACGCGATCAAGTACACCCCGCCCAAGGGATCGATCAACCTGACCCTCCGCAAGCGCCATAACGATGTCCAGCTCATGGTCGCGAATACGGGGGACGGCATTCCGCCCGAGCACCTGGGGAGAATTTTCGACCGGTTTTACCGCGCCGACCCTTCCCGCTCGCGCAAGCATGGAGGATACGGCCTGGGTCTCGCCATCGCCAAATCGATCGTCGAGCAGCACAAGGGGAAGATTTCCGCCAAAAGCGTCGTCGGGGAACGAACGACATTTTATGTGCAATTGCCGTAACGTATTGTGCGGGAGAAG contains:
- a CDS encoding response regulator transcription factor → MRILIVEDEIHLAEALSQILKKQNYSVDAVHDGHSGLDNALSGIYDLLLLDINLPGMDGIKILKTVRDEGIATPVILLTAKGEVEDKISGLDYGADDYVAKPFVTGELLARIRAALRRRGEVVPEDTLKFGDIELNTSNLKLTCGGKELKLILKESELLELMMTRKSAVTSKEQIIEKLWGFDSEVEHNNVEVYISFLRKKLTFLSSSVRINTIRGVGYVLEATP
- a CDS encoding sensor histidine kinase yields the protein MFNKLRNRFLILNLVIISFMMLLAFSAIYTITYQNVSNDISMELHRVSDFNRKNDNKFGQPKRDGNPPLQQNGDPSANPMQERSISFTLQTDRQWNITQTDSRFEGGDDFYKQAIAKVKSRSAAEGRFTLAGDHWAYLVQINANGYSVVILDVTARQNILKNLVYTFLAVGFAMLIIIYFTSRFFANRSIQPVREAFNKQKQFIADASHELKTPLAVINTNADVLLANDDDTIRNQSKWLHHIKSETERMKTLTNDLLYLTEMDDAKTGMIHANFNLSEAVEGVLLTMEAVVFEKELSLDYEIEPNLTVRGNMEQIKQVAMILLDNAIKYTPPKGSINLTLRKRHNDVQLMVANTGDGIPPEHLGRIFDRFYRADPSRSRKHGGYGLGLAIAKSIVEQHKGKISAKSVVGERTTFYVQLP